In a genomic window of Candidatus Binatia bacterium:
- the lpdA gene encoding dihydrolipoyl dehydrogenase: protein MTNAKHDLIVIGSGPGGYVAAIRAAQLGLNTACVEFEPALGGTCLRVGCIPSKALLESSERYHETKEMLAPHGVTVQGVSFDLGVMMKRKDEIVKGLTGGVDLLFRKNKVTRYSGRGRITGPGRVAVEGGAEPATLEAKSILIATGSKSAPLRGVTVDGDRIGTSTEALSWPEVPGRLAVIGAGYIGLEMGSVWLRLGSRVTVLEYLDRILPGMDAEIATEAFRLFKRQGMEFRLTSKVTGAKVEGKEVVVTCEGQEPLRVDRVLLAVGRVPYTEGLGLESVGLKPDDRGRIPVDEHYRTSAEGVYAIGDVIGGAMLAHKASEEGVACVEWIATGYGHVNYEAIPGVVYTQPEIASVGRTEEELTAAGVAFRKGVFFFRGIGRARALGQIDGRVKILADAKTDRILGVHIIGPRAGDLIAEAVAAIEFSASAEDIARICHAHPTLAEAVKEAALAVDGRPIHA from the coding sequence ATGACAAACGCAAAACACGACCTGATCGTCATCGGATCCGGCCCCGGCGGCTACGTGGCCGCCATCCGCGCGGCGCAGCTGGGCCTGAACACCGCCTGCGTCGAATTCGAGCCCGCGCTGGGAGGCACCTGCCTTCGCGTCGGCTGCATCCCGAGCAAGGCGCTTCTCGAATCCAGCGAGCGCTATCACGAGACCAAGGAGATGCTCGCGCCGCACGGGGTGACCGTGCAGGGGGTCTCGTTCGATCTCGGCGTGATGATGAAGCGGAAGGACGAGATCGTGAAGGGCCTGACGGGCGGCGTGGACCTGCTGTTCCGAAAGAACAAGGTCACGCGTTACTCCGGCCGCGGCAGAATCACGGGTCCGGGCCGCGTGGCGGTGGAAGGCGGCGCCGAGCCCGCCACGCTCGAGGCCAAGAGCATCCTGATCGCGACCGGCAGCAAGTCGGCTCCGCTTCGCGGCGTCACCGTGGACGGCGACCGGATCGGCACCAGCACGGAGGCCCTGTCCTGGCCGGAGGTGCCGGGGCGGCTCGCCGTGATCGGCGCCGGGTACATCGGGCTCGAGATGGGATCGGTGTGGCTGCGACTCGGGTCCAGGGTCACCGTGCTGGAATACCTGGATCGCATTCTCCCCGGCATGGACGCGGAGATCGCGACGGAGGCGTTCCGGCTGTTCAAGCGGCAGGGAATGGAGTTCCGGCTGACCTCCAAGGTCACCGGCGCCAAGGTCGAGGGGAAGGAAGTCGTGGTCACGTGCGAGGGGCAGGAGCCGCTTCGCGTGGACCGCGTGCTCCTGGCCGTCGGGCGCGTGCCCTATACCGAGGGGCTCGGGCTGGAATCGGTCGGCCTGAAGCCGGACGACCGCGGCCGGATCCCGGTGGACGAGCACTATCGCACGTCGGCGGAAGGCGTGTACGCCATCGGCGACGTGATCGGGGGCGCGATGCTCGCGCACAAAGCGTCCGAAGAGGGGGTGGCGTGCGTCGAGTGGATCGCCACCGGCTACGGTCACGTGAACTACGAGGCGATCCCGGGAGTCGTCTACACGCAGCCCGAGATCGCGTCGGTCGGCCGAACGGAGGAGGAGCTGACCGCGGCCGGGGTCGCGTTCCGGAAAGGGGTCTTCTTCTTCCGGGGGATCGGCCGCGCGCGCGCCCTGGGCCAGATCGACGGGCGCGTGAAGATCCTGGCGGACGCCAAGACCGACCGGATCCTGGGCGTGCACATCATCGGCCCCCGCGCCGGCGACCTGATCGCCGAGGCGGTGGCGGCCATCGAGTTCAGCGCGAGCGCCGAGGACATCGCGCGAATCTGCCACGCGCATCCCACGCTGGCCGAGGCGGTGAAAGAAGCGGCGCTGGCCGTGGATGGACGCCCGATTCACGCTTAG
- the odhB gene encoding 2-oxoglutarate dehydrogenase complex dihydrolipoyllysine-residue succinyltransferase, whose translation MAVELRVPEVGESIKEVQIGAWLKGEGDRVERDEAVVEIESDKATLELPAPVSGTIEKLLKKKGDVVKIGELIATMAEGAGGNGAKPAKGTPKAAASAARAVVAPAAGAASAAPAPAAPTPKAGAAPAAKAAPKGTPAPSATPMPAPPSAAPPRMPSADRLMGQHGIAPADVPASGPGGRVLKEDELEHMARKPEPGRTRTEPAAGAAGTGAAVAGAGEAGVGEPSATEEAVPMSPLRLRVAERLKEAQNTAALLTTFNEIDMSGVVALREELQQPFQERYGVKLGFMSFFVKAAIDALMRFPQVNAEIREKEIIYKNYYDIGIAVGGGRGLVVPVLRGADRLSFAEIEIAIADFAQRARDNKLSLDELKGGTFTISNGGVYGSLLSTPIVNPPQSGILGLHAIHKRPVAIDDEIVIRPMMYVALTYDHRIIDGRESVTFVKHVKELIERPTRMLLGL comes from the coding sequence ATGGCGGTTGAGCTGAGAGTCCCCGAGGTCGGCGAGTCCATCAAAGAGGTCCAGATCGGCGCCTGGCTGAAGGGCGAGGGCGATCGGGTGGAGCGCGACGAGGCGGTGGTCGAGATCGAGTCCGACAAGGCGACGCTGGAGCTTCCCGCGCCGGTCTCGGGCACGATCGAGAAGCTGCTCAAGAAGAAGGGCGACGTCGTGAAGATCGGCGAGCTGATCGCGACGATGGCCGAAGGCGCCGGCGGAAATGGCGCCAAGCCGGCCAAGGGCACGCCCAAGGCGGCGGCTTCCGCGGCGCGCGCGGTGGTGGCCCCCGCCGCTGGCGCGGCGAGCGCGGCTCCCGCTCCGGCCGCCCCCACTCCGAAGGCCGGCGCCGCCCCCGCGGCCAAGGCGGCCCCGAAGGGAACGCCCGCACCGAGCGCGACGCCGATGCCCGCACCGCCCTCCGCCGCGCCCCCCCGCATGCCCTCGGCCGACCGGCTGATGGGGCAGCACGGGATCGCGCCGGCCGACGTGCCGGCGAGCGGCCCGGGCGGCCGCGTCCTCAAGGAAGACGAGCTGGAGCACATGGCGCGGAAGCCCGAGCCGGGCCGCACGCGGACGGAGCCCGCCGCGGGTGCGGCTGGCACGGGTGCGGCGGTCGCGGGCGCGGGCGAAGCCGGCGTGGGCGAGCCCTCCGCCACCGAGGAAGCGGTGCCGATGTCGCCGCTCCGGCTGCGCGTGGCCGAGCGGCTCAAGGAGGCGCAGAACACCGCGGCGCTCCTCACCACGTTCAATGAGATCGACATGTCGGGCGTCGTGGCGCTGCGCGAGGAGCTCCAGCAGCCCTTCCAGGAGCGCTACGGCGTGAAGCTCGGCTTCATGTCCTTCTTCGTGAAGGCCGCGATCGACGCGCTCATGCGCTTTCCGCAAGTGAACGCCGAGATCCGCGAGAAGGAGATCATCTACAAGAACTACTACGACATCGGCATCGCCGTGGGCGGCGGGCGCGGGCTGGTCGTGCCGGTGCTGCGCGGCGCCGACCGCCTCTCCTTTGCCGAGATCGAGATCGCGATCGCCGACTTCGCGCAGCGCGCGCGCGACAACAAGCTGAGCCTGGACGAGCTGAAGGGCGGCACGTTCACCATCTCGAACGGCGGCGTCTACGGCTCGCTGCTCTCAACGCCGATCGTCAACCCGCCGCAGAGCGGGATCCTCGGGCTGCACGCCATTCACAAGCGCCCGGTCGCGATCGACGACGAAATCGTCATCCGGCCGATGATGTACGTTGCGCTCACCTACGACCACCGCATCATCGACGGCCGCGAATCGGTCACCTTCGTGAAGCACGTGAAGGAGCTGATCGAGCGGCCCACCCGGATGCTGCTCGGACTCTGA